TCTCGTTCACTCGATCGGCGATCCGGCGGGGGCCGAACGCGAGGAGGTGACGGCGCTCCTCGACGCGGTCGAGGTCCCGGTGACCGTCGTTCGCGGGAACCACGACGGCGGGATCGACGAGCTCTGTGCGGACGCGGCGACGCCGGTGACGGTCACACCCAGCGACGGCGTCAGGATCGGTTCGGTCGGGTTCGCACACGGCCACACCTGGCCGAGCCGAGCAGTGCTCGGGGCCGACGTGGTCTGTGTCGGCCACGAACACCCGGTCGTCCGTCTCGAAGACGAGGTCGGCGGCCGGCGGGTCGAGCGCGCGTGGCTCCGCGGACGCGTCGATCCCGCGCCGTTCGAGAGCCAGTTCGACGGCGCACTGGGTATCGACGCCGATCTCGTCGTGTGCCCGGCGTTCAACGACCGCTCCGGAGGCACGTGGGTCAACGTCGCCGGCCAGGAGTTTCTCTCCCCGTTCCTCCCGGCGGGACTGGCCGACGGAGAGGCCTACCTCCTCGACGGCACGCGTCTCGGTCGGTACCGATCGATTTGAAGGCCGTAGTCCGACCCTACCGGCCAGTAGCGGGCGTATAACAACGTGAGTAGCACTGGGCTGTCCACCATGGGCGCGGTATCGTCGGACCACACGCTGGGGCGCTGTCCGGACTGTAAGACCGAAATCCCGCTCGGGTTGGTCATCATCGAGTACGAGACCGACGCCGGGCGAGAGTCCTACGCCGAGTGTCCGGGCTGTCGGGAAGTGGTCCACCCGATCTAGAGCCACGTCGCGATCGTCGTGAGGACGAACAGCGACGCACCGACCACGACGACCCACAGCAGCGGCCCGCTCTCGGTCGGCGCACCGGATTCCTCGGGATTCGAGAACCCCGCCAGAGCGGTGAGCAGGACCAGCGCGCCGACGCCACCGGTGATCCAGTCGATCGTCGTGAGACCGGTGGATGCGGCGAGCACAGTGTCGACGACCGAGACGACGCCGAACGCGGTCAACGAGACGAGATAGAGGACGCGAGCGTTCATACAGTCGTTCGGGCGAGCGCGGACATATGGCTGGCGTCCGCGCGGGAGCGATTACTGTGTACCCGACGGCCTTTAGATAGACAGCAGTCGTATAAATTTCTGGGAGAATTCCGGATACATTCACCCATCCCTCCACCAGTATTTCACATTTGATAATATCTGGGGAACGCCTTTATAGCAAAACTAGCTTCCTTTCGACCATGCGTACTAGACGCAACGTTCTCAAAGCGACCGCCGGTACCGCGGCGGTTGGCCTCTCTTCGGGCTGTTTGGGCACTCTCAGTGGCAGTGAACAGACCGTCTCGTTCGGGGCTGTGTATCCTCTCAGTGGACCACTCGAACAGGTGGGGACACACGGTAAGCGAGCGACCGAACAGGCGGTTCGAGACATCAACGCTGCAGGCGGTATCAACGGACGCAAGATCGAACTGACGGCGATCGACAGCGAGGCGACCGTCGAGACCGCGGTCGAGGGATACCGCGAGTTCGCCGAGAGCGGCGGCGTCGGACTCGTCGGCGGACTCGTCAGTGACGTGTCGATCGCGCTCTCACAGGAAGTCGCCGACGACGAGATCATGGAGGTCAGTCCGGCCAGTACGGCACCGCAACTGACGACGGCCGGGCGGGCCGGCGATCGGAAGTACTTCGGGCGGACCGTCCCCAGTGACGGGCTCCAGGCGGCGGCGATGGCGAAGGTCGTCGACGACTCGCTGTATATCGGTGCCGATTCCGTCGCGCTGTTGAGCATCGACAACTCGTTCGGTGCCGGGCTCGCGGAGGCACAGCGGTCGCTGCTCGACGCCGAGATCGTCGCCGACGTGCGCTACGACTCTGGTGCCGATTCGTTCGACGGGACGCTCGATACCGTCTTCGAAAGCGATCCGGATGCGGTCGCATTCACGAGCGTCTCGGGACAGGAAGCGGGGATTCTCGACGCGTACAGCCAGCGAGACGAAGACGTTCCGTGGGTGTTCTCCGCAGGTATGTTCGGCGGCGACGTTCCGTCGTACTACGAAGGGTTCTACAGCGCGTCGCTGTCCTCGTCCCGGACGGACGCGTACTTCGATCTGTTGCGCCGGCTCTCGGATATCGATTCGCTCGAAGCGTTCGCCGCCAACGGCTACGACGCGATGTTCCTGATGGCTGCCGCCGCACAGCAGGCGGGCGAGACGACCGGCCCTGCGATCGCCGACACGATCCGGTCGGTCTCTGGGGGGACGGGCCACACCGTCTCTGTCGGTGACTTCGACAAAGTGCGCTCGCTGACGGACGCGGGACGCGAGCTGAACTATCAGGGGGCGTCGGGCGGCGTCGACCTGACCGAGAATCTCGAACCGCTGAGTTCGTACCTCATCCAGCGGATCGACGGCGGCGTCGTCGAGTCCCTCGAACTGCTCCAGCGGAGTTTCTTCGAATCGGGGGGCCAACAATGAGCTGGGGAAGCAAGCGGCTCGTCAGCTCGATCGAGCGGTCTCTCCCCGACGTGATCAGACGACGGTACGCCGCGAAGTTCGGCGTCCTGTTGCTCGGCGTCGTCCTCGTCCTCGCGGCCGGTGGGGGGCTCGTCATTCTGGAGACCGAGTCGCTCGTCGAGAGCCAGACCGAAGACCAGATCCGCGGCGTCGCCGAGTCACAGGCCGCGTCGATCTCTGAGTGGTCCTCGACCAAGCAGTCGACGGCGTCGTTCCTCGCCGACTCGCTGTCGGACCGGTCTGGGGCGAGCGCAGCCGACAACCAGCGATGGCTCGAACAGAAGCTCATCGGGCTCCCCGGTGACGTTCGCTCGCTCCACTACGTCGACGCCGCGGAGGGCTCCGTCGTCGCGAGCACCGACGACGGCCTCCAGGGCACGTCGCTGACCGCCGTCGAAGCACCGTGGACCGACGGCAGCGGCGCGATCGTCGCCT
Above is a genomic segment from Halomicrobium sp. LC1Hm containing:
- a CDS encoding metallophosphoesterase codes for the protein MGVEPVPDRPAAVAATGEERCLVVADYHAGIERGLRREGVELASDADVRRGRLLDLLAETAPDRLVVLGDLVHSIGDPAGAEREEVTALLDAVEVPVTVVRGNHDGGIDELCADAATPVTVTPSDGVRIGSVGFAHGHTWPSRAVLGADVVCVGHEHPVVRLEDEVGGRRVERAWLRGRVDPAPFESQFDGALGIDADLVVCPAFNDRSGGTWVNVAGQEFLSPFLPAGLADGEAYLLDGTRLGRYRSI
- a CDS encoding ABC transporter substrate-binding protein; this encodes MRTRRNVLKATAGTAAVGLSSGCLGTLSGSEQTVSFGAVYPLSGPLEQVGTHGKRATEQAVRDINAAGGINGRKIELTAIDSEATVETAVEGYREFAESGGVGLVGGLVSDVSIALSQEVADDEIMEVSPASTAPQLTTAGRAGDRKYFGRTVPSDGLQAAAMAKVVDDSLYIGADSVALLSIDNSFGAGLAEAQRSLLDAEIVADVRYDSGADSFDGTLDTVFESDPDAVAFTSVSGQEAGILDAYSQRDEDVPWVFSAGMFGGDVPSYYEGFYSASLSSSRTDAYFDLLRRLSDIDSLEAFAANGYDAMFLMAAAAQQAGETTGPAIADTIRSVSGGTGHTVSVGDFDKVRSLTDAGRELNYQGASGGVDLTENLEPLSSYLIQRIDGGVVESLELLQRSFFESGGQQ